The Pecten maximus chromosome 10, xPecMax1.1, whole genome shotgun sequence region AAAACAATGACACATAACATCAAGGAATTTTTAATGTCTATTACTCCTGCTATGATTCagattgtgaaaaaaaatgttaaaacctCTTTCTTTAGATGAAACTCCAATAATACCAAGACAGGGGAAGAAAAGGACTGCTGAAGACCATGGGGAGTTTAAGTAAGTGTGATCTTTATAACTTGTATTGTACTAACCAGTTACTTAGTAGTGCTGTAAAATGAAGATTTACTTAGTGGTCAGGTTAAATGAGGCCATCATGATGATGACCATCATAGCATATTTCTAACTTCTATTTCTTGATTGATCTTTTAAGTTTTAGTTGAAAAGCTATCGAATCACTAATTACACTATGTGGGTTTTCCTGTCTGGCTGAGAGAAAACAAGTGATGGAATATAAGTTGATAGGACTTCTTTTAGGTGCACCACTGAAAATTAGTTGTTAAATTCATAACATACGTTGATGACtgcatgtttttttcttctttgctTTGCAGCAACGAAATGCAAAAGATGCTGGAATGCTTTGgaggtaatttattttaacagaTAAAGTCCAGACAAGTGACAAAAATTAGTATTGTATAGTGTAACTAAATTCTAGTTTGATCAAAGGTGACctgatagctcagttggttagaatAGAATGTTCATCTGGAAATATCACCATCTCTTAGTCATATTCATTATCAAGATATTACTGGATTATTGTGTAAAAGTTCCAATATATTCTAATGCTTGATTTCTATGGAAAGTCTAATTGCAATACTATTTTGAAAATgatcatttaaaaaatcataTGTTTTGTAGAAGCATACTTCATCAAAGAACAAAAAAGTAAAACTAATAATTAAATACTGAGATAATTACCATGAAAACTCATGGAAACTTAACTTGTATTCAGCTAAAGCTGTCACATGGACAGCTCAAATTCTCCAGCCACAgttcatatatatactgtactgttaaatacagtcaaatttcaaattcagTGGTGTCATGAAAAAATGTCGAGACATCCTGAGTATTTGAGGTTACTAAGTATATCTTATGATTTTTTACTCGCAGAACTGAACTTTTAGTTCAAGCTGGCAGGATCTCCAAATTATTAGAGTTCGAGATTACAGTTTGACAGTAAATTAAAGTATATGGACATTATATTGAGAATTGGTACAAAGATCTTGTGCCACTGCTGTTATGGATGGTTACAAAGGGAACTTCTTTCTTCAATTCTACTGAAATTATGatatatgttaattaatatattttgaaagttattcattttatttatccATGGAATATTCTCATTTTATATTAACTTGTGCCCTTTTTATAGCTGACATTACAAAGACACTGGTCAATAAAAGAAAACGTCTAGAACAATTCACACAAAATTCACTTAAATCCAGTAATAAAAAAGTTGAAGAAATCTGGAAAATGCAGCAGCTTGAAAGGTgagttttgtttcaatatttatatttgaaatttgtaaTGTATAATTTCTGTTggaatttaaattaattaaaacactTAAGTTGGACTTGGgaataatatgtttatgttattaAACAGTTCTTTGCAGAAAGCAGAGAATACTGatgtaaacaaaattttaatttcaccTGAAAGTTGACTAAAAAAGAGagaaatatgaacaaaataaatatttgcatGGAGACCATTGAAAGTGTATAAGGAGAATATGCCCGCGTGTTTCCTGAAGgttaatcatatatatttgaatttgttCTCTTGGTATTTTAGAGGTAAGCTGCATACTGAGTACTGCAGACAGGTAAACACTGTTTTCAACCAATGGGAAGCTGATCTTGAAAAGACAAAGGAGCAAGAAGAAAAACTTGTTGTAAGTTTAGCTAAAGTGAAAGTCTTTCAAATTTTGCTTCTTCTCTAAAAACAGCATTTGTGCAGATCTTTGGAATCACAATGCAAGTGTCATCATGTTAGATGAATCTTAATGGAATTGTTAGTACTGCAACCTaagttatttatgttaatatagAAGTACCTGGTCATAAATATTGATTAAGGCTTTTTAAAGTTAGAACTATAAGTTAAGATTACTATAGGGAAATCAATGCCTAAAAGCTTCTAATGGTAATACATTTCATTTCCAGACACTTTTTAAGCAGCAACAAAAGCTTTTTCAGCAGGCAAGAGTGGTCCAAAGTCAAAGGCTTAAGACTATCAGGCAACTCCATGAACAGTATACAAAGGTAAGGTTATCActtaaatatatgtattcagCCAATATGTCCACACTCAAAGTTCCCTTATGTAATATTTGTTAATATTCACTAGCTAAAGAGCACTGTGTGGGTATGTGTCCATCTAATACTATTTCTATATTGTCTTTATAATTGTAACAAACTGTCTGTCAAAATTGTTCAAGAATATTGTAGTATAGCATTGTCTGTCCACTGTTGGGTGTAAACTTCGACAATTATAAAAATTACCAGGGTTTATATTGCCcgttgttttgatatttcaatattttaatctGTGTCTGcaattctgttgttttttttttttactgatctgTTTGAAACttactacatgtacactttatatTCATAACATGTAATTATGATTTCTCAAGCAGCAGTACTCATACTGATAATTATACCATACTTCCACTAGGGAATGGAGGATCTTGGGACATGCCACAACTCTCAGCAATCAAATGTTCAATCAGAATTGAAGAAAGAGATGACACTCTTGCAGAAAAAAATCCTCATGGATACAGTAAGTTTTTAAGGTCACCGGAGACCAAGCCtaaagtgacctattctaatcgccttttgccCATTGTTGTGTgtcgtctgtaaacaatttacattttcaatttcacagctttttctaaaattattttgaaattattgcatattaaagccaaattcccaaaatttgcagtttactcctgaaaaagcTTTCCCatttcaccaattttcttcccaaaattagacaaaaaggccccatcccaaatcagtgagaaaaagccctggatTTTGTCTTCAAAACGAATCAAATTCAGTGAAGTTTGAAAGGAGATTCAATGGTCTAAGTTTAacgaaaattgtgaattatatggtcccaacCCCCCCAGAGGCCTGAGGGGCAAGGCAAAAAATTGTCAAATTgaccaaaatttcaaaaataactcTTCTCAACTCCAAGATATGGTAGAATGAAATAATCTTCATAGAAAGAAACTGAATTTCATGATGatggggtctcatgtttgcccctggggagggggtaaactttactatagatTAAATAGGGAAAccactttttttttactttttgatcatttgttttaatttctattggaattcattctaagtTGGTTAccattatcagcatgggatgacagcttgatggtatgcacatgtttgcCCTGAGGAATggggccaaaaagtgtcaaattacTCAACACCAAATACATTGTGTCAAAATCCTAACTTATTTCTTGTACTTCAGAATGTAGCATGTTAGTTTTTACTCAATAGaatacaataaataataaataatgctCTGTCTCTCTTTTTGAAACTTGTTCTTTCTGTAAAACTGTCTTGAAGAAGCCAAATAACATTTCTAATCCCCCTTTTTTTACAGCAACAGCAGGAAATGGCCAATGTGAGAAAATCCCTTCAGACAAT contains the following coding sequences:
- the LOC117335596 gene encoding synaptonemal complex protein 3-like, whose product is MPPARAQKKNNNGSPNQQKKQTKSKIELDDHDDDDDIESGEHSPDSSPARDETPIIPRQGKKRTAEDHGEFNNEMQKMLECFGADITKTLVNKRKRLEQFTQNSLKSSNKKVEEIWKMQQLERGKLHTEYCRQVNTVFNQWEADLEKTKEQEEKLVTLFKQQQKLFQQARVVQSQRLKTIRQLHEQYTKGMEDLGTCHNSQQSNVQSELKKEMTLLQKKILMDTQQQEMANVRKSLQTMLF